The Thalassophryne amazonica chromosome 6, fThaAma1.1, whole genome shotgun sequence genome includes a region encoding these proteins:
- the csf1b gene encoding macrophage colony-stimulating factor 1b isoform X3 — protein MTVLVSILVQSRAKVKCLCVLILLSFPLTMPEVPGPCRHSITREHLLTVRRLMDNQLRSGCTITYTFIEQRGLSKCCFVKAALPWILELLTTHFKYSRGSVNDGYVQFLRASILNIYSQNCVPQINEEVEDKPEHFEMVFRGSPSEALQKVSKVLSVYWELITASNTSIDWRCQQEYSEAFGSSIEPPTESPMPHITDSYETNSEKEFHRGHKRVHKLGFIIASICGGLLLILMFYCFITRQKRLLAHRSRSSRDQLDIPMEE, from the exons ATGACTGTCCTTGTGTCAATCCTTGTCCAGAGCAGAGCTAAG GTAAAGTGTCTGTGTGTGCTTATATTGCTGAGTTTTCCTCTGACGATGCCTGAGGTCCCTGGTCCCTGCAGACACTCCATCACTCGAGAGCATCTACTGACAGTCAGGCGTCTG ATGGATAACCAATTGAGGAGTGGGTGCACAATAACCTACACATTCATTGAACAGAGAGGTTTG AGCAAATGCTGCTTTGTAAAAGCTGCTTTACCCTGGATCCTGGAGCTCCTCACCACGCACTTCAAATATAGCAGAGGTTCAGTTAATGATGGCTATGTTCAGTTTCTGAGAGCTTCCATCCTCAACATCTACTCTCAGAATTGCGTACCTCAGATTAATGAGGAGGTTGAG GACAAACCAGAGCATTTTGAGATGGTCTTCAGAGGGTCACCTTCAGAGGCATTGCAGAAGGTTTCTAAGGTGCTGTCTGTTTACTGGGAGCTGATAACAGCAAGCAACACTTCCATAGACTGGAGATGCCAGCAGGAATACTCAGAAGCCTTCGGTTCTTCCATCGAGCCACCCACAGAATCACCAATGCCACACATTACAG ACAGTTATGAAACAAATTCAGAGAAAGAATTCCACAGAGGGCACAAAAGAGTGCACAAGCTTGGCTTTATCATCGCTTCGATCTGTGGAGGATTGCTGTTAATACTAATGTTCTACTGCTTCATCACACGACAG
- the csf1b gene encoding macrophage colony-stimulating factor 1b isoform X2, producing the protein MTVLVSILVQSRAKLQVKCLCVLILLSFPLTMPEVPGPCRHSITREHLLTVRRLMDNQLRSGCTITYTFIEQRGLSKCCFVKAALPWILELLTTHFKYSRGSVNDGYVQFLRASILNIYSQNCVPQINEEVEDKPEHFEMVFRGSPSEALQKVSKVLSVYWELITASNTSIDWRCQQEYSEAFGSSIEPPTESPMPHITDSYETNSEKEFHRGHKRVHKLGFIIASICGGLLLILMFYCFITRQKRLLAHRSRSRDQLDIPMEE; encoded by the exons ATGACTGTCCTTGTGTCAATCCTTGTCCAGAGCAGAGCTAAG TTGCAGGTAAAGTGTCTGTGTGTGCTTATATTGCTGAGTTTTCCTCTGACGATGCCTGAGGTCCCTGGTCCCTGCAGACACTCCATCACTCGAGAGCATCTACTGACAGTCAGGCGTCTG ATGGATAACCAATTGAGGAGTGGGTGCACAATAACCTACACATTCATTGAACAGAGAGGTTTG AGCAAATGCTGCTTTGTAAAAGCTGCTTTACCCTGGATCCTGGAGCTCCTCACCACGCACTTCAAATATAGCAGAGGTTCAGTTAATGATGGCTATGTTCAGTTTCTGAGAGCTTCCATCCTCAACATCTACTCTCAGAATTGCGTACCTCAGATTAATGAGGAGGTTGAG GACAAACCAGAGCATTTTGAGATGGTCTTCAGAGGGTCACCTTCAGAGGCATTGCAGAAGGTTTCTAAGGTGCTGTCTGTTTACTGGGAGCTGATAACAGCAAGCAACACTTCCATAGACTGGAGATGCCAGCAGGAATACTCAGAAGCCTTCGGTTCTTCCATCGAGCCACCCACAGAATCACCAATGCCACACATTACAG ACAGTTATGAAACAAATTCAGAGAAAGAATTCCACAGAGGGCACAAAAGAGTGCACAAGCTTGGCTTTATCATCGCTTCGATCTGTGGAGGATTGCTGTTAATACTAATGTTCTACTGCTTCATCACACGACAG
- the csf1b gene encoding macrophage colony-stimulating factor 1b isoform X1 yields the protein MTVLVSILVQSRAKLQVKCLCVLILLSFPLTMPEVPGPCRHSITREHLLTVRRLMDNQLRSGCTITYTFIEQRGLSKCCFVKAALPWILELLTTHFKYSRGSVNDGYVQFLRASILNIYSQNCVPQINEEVEDKPEHFEMVFRGSPSEALQKVSKVLSVYWELITASNTSIDWRCQQEYSEAFGSSIEPPTESPMPHITDSYETNSEKEFHRGHKRVHKLGFIIASICGGLLLILMFYCFITRQKRLLAHRSRSSRDQLDIPMEE from the exons ATGACTGTCCTTGTGTCAATCCTTGTCCAGAGCAGAGCTAAG TTGCAGGTAAAGTGTCTGTGTGTGCTTATATTGCTGAGTTTTCCTCTGACGATGCCTGAGGTCCCTGGTCCCTGCAGACACTCCATCACTCGAGAGCATCTACTGACAGTCAGGCGTCTG ATGGATAACCAATTGAGGAGTGGGTGCACAATAACCTACACATTCATTGAACAGAGAGGTTTG AGCAAATGCTGCTTTGTAAAAGCTGCTTTACCCTGGATCCTGGAGCTCCTCACCACGCACTTCAAATATAGCAGAGGTTCAGTTAATGATGGCTATGTTCAGTTTCTGAGAGCTTCCATCCTCAACATCTACTCTCAGAATTGCGTACCTCAGATTAATGAGGAGGTTGAG GACAAACCAGAGCATTTTGAGATGGTCTTCAGAGGGTCACCTTCAGAGGCATTGCAGAAGGTTTCTAAGGTGCTGTCTGTTTACTGGGAGCTGATAACAGCAAGCAACACTTCCATAGACTGGAGATGCCAGCAGGAATACTCAGAAGCCTTCGGTTCTTCCATCGAGCCACCCACAGAATCACCAATGCCACACATTACAG ACAGTTATGAAACAAATTCAGAGAAAGAATTCCACAGAGGGCACAAAAGAGTGCACAAGCTTGGCTTTATCATCGCTTCGATCTGTGGAGGATTGCTGTTAATACTAATGTTCTACTGCTTCATCACACGACAG